Proteins encoded together in one Aurantiacibacter aquimixticola window:
- a CDS encoding DUF4168 domain-containing protein: MKRIFALATAGTLLLATAATAQDMQEGPPAPNSIPPAQTEPMEPRDIPPSMAPPAVSAEFTDEQIAAFANAALQMRDLNADGALSDEERQTQAEAIVADAGLDTATYTAIGRAAQSDPAVAQRIQMAISALNEGDMADEAMQDEPDM; encoded by the coding sequence CCACTGCCGGGACGCTGCTCCTCGCTACAGCTGCGACGGCGCAGGATATGCAGGAAGGGCCACCGGCCCCCAATTCCATTCCGCCTGCGCAGACGGAGCCCATGGAACCACGGGACATTCCGCCGTCCATGGCCCCTCCCGCGGTCTCGGCGGAGTTTACCGACGAGCAGATCGCCGCCTTCGCCAACGCCGCGCTGCAAATGCGCGATCTCAACGCAGATGGCGCTCTGAGTGACGAGGAACGGCAGACACAAGCCGAAGCGATCGTCGCCGATGCGGGGCTCGACACCGCGACCTACACTGCCATCGGGCGCGCGGCTCAGTCCGACCCCGCTGTCGCGCAGCGTATCCAGATGGCCATATCCGCATTGAACGAAGGCGATATGGCAGACGAAGCAATGCAGGATGAGCCCGACATGTAG